The following proteins are co-located in the Phaeodactylum tricornutum CCAP 1055/1 chromosome 2, whole genome shotgun sequence genome:
- a CDS encoding predicted protein yields MMSWWRCFLPLSLFWMLWSHETVWEVSADRMAPSLSTTAARTFLKNVPNGWLRSIPALSKRHPGDKRSASAVEVSVTTKRKRPRPPKLDIDLDRIDQHLSSAGIYYGLTPSKVKDLASTHNRKPRVTVEQTMTLTLEELRGMRYEMEALRKELHDMRQSMMGTSSSGETPSVEVDPPKGPLSIMARKKRQREYDAIGADVERWADELLFEQDGEVDGWTEVQCNKVMRHMNSQGRTRAYLKWMKDSRGPHADLKDEREYPCLKAYATIDATLDEVCAYLAQEQKMTDYNDLILRHVDVEEVSPHSKICWGQTYQILFIKPREFLTYCQHRWLRDGTQVLVNQACHSEPSIHLDESKGKNPWAYALRGASYIGRDPDDPEKTRISMVAHGSPGPDIPNWAMRSAVNAVAPIEPFKLFHKINQGVQKARPELISRLDEAEMVSQLPTGRSPRPAGMAQLGYACFWPNGGGLKEGWSHSTHSDQVHDSSEHNDNATGSSVPSRDERSEVLVSASD; encoded by the coding sequence ATGATGTCGTGGTGGAGATGCTTCCTGCCGTTGAGCTTGTTCTGGATGCTGTGGTCCCACGAAACCGTCTGGGAAGTCTCGGCCGATCGGATGGCACCCTCACTATCTACGACTGCCGCCCGGACCTTTCTAAAAAATGTTCCAAATGGTTGGTTGCGCTCCATTCCAGCACTCTCCAAGCGCCACCCCGGTGATAAGCGGAGCGCCTCCGCAGTAGAAGTTTCCGTGAccacgaaacgaaaacggcCGCGCCCACCGAAATTAGACATTGACCTGGATAGGATTGATCAGCATCTGTCTTCGGCGGGTATTTATTACGGTTTAACACCCTCCAAAGTGAAAGATCTAGCATCTACTCACAATCGAAAGCCTCGTGTAACGGTGGAACAGACCATGACTCTTACGTTGGAAGAATTGAGGGGGATGCGTTACGAAATGGAAGCGCTTAGGAAAGAATTGCACGATATGAGACAGAGTATGATGGGaacatcgtcttccggaGAAACGCCCAGCGTCGAGGTAGATCCACCGAAAGGACCGCTTTCTATTATGGCTCGGAAGAAGCGACAAAGAGAATACGATGCTATTGGAGCGGATGTGGAACGATGGGCTGACGAGCTTCTCTTTGAACAAGACGGCGAGGTCGACGGCTGGACGGAAGTCCAGTGCAATAAAGTGATGAGGCATATGAACTCGCAAGGACGAACCAGAGCCTACCTGAAATGGATGAAGGATTCTCGCGGTCCGCACGCTGATCTGAAGGACGAACGAGAATATCCTTGTCTCAAAGCGTACGCTACCATTGACGCAACCTTGGACGAAGTGTGTGCCTATCTGGCACAGGAGCAAAAGATGACTGACTACAATGATTTGATATTACGCCATGTAGACGTGGAAGAAGTATCCCCGCATTCCAAGATTTGTTGGGGACAAACGTACCAAATCCTTTTTATTAAACCTCGAGAGTTTCTAACATACTGTCAACATCGATGGCTGCGTGATGGCACACAAGTACTCGTCAATCAAGCTTGCCACAGCGAGCCTTCTATTCATCTGGACGAATCCAAAGGCAAAAATCCATGGGCCTACGCACTAAGAGGTGCCAGTTATATTGGGCGCGATCCCGATGATCCGGAAAAGACTCGTATATCTATGGTGGCGCACGGCAGTCCCGGTCCCGACATTCCGAACTGGGCCATGAGGTCCGCCGTCAATGCGGTTGCACCAATAGAGCCATTCAAGTTATTTCACAAAATCAATCAGGGTGTTCAAAAGGCCAGACCCGAGTTAATTTCTCGATTGGACGAGGCTGAAATGGTGTCGCAGCTCCCGACTGGTCGGAGTCCGCGTCCCGCCGGTATGGCACAGCTCGGATATGCTTGTTTCTGGCCTAACGGTGGTGGACTAAAGGAAGGGTGGTCGCATTCAACACATTCAGATCAAGTTCACGACTCGTCGGAGCACAACGACAATGCTACTGGGTCATCGGTTCCGAGCCGCGACGAGCGGTCGGAGGTATTGGTCTCGGCTTCAGACTAA
- a CDS encoding predicted protein produces the protein MAAQTPALPQVVSRVVELQNMLSDEDLVDEQAYQEVLEDTREECSQFGKLISVVIPKKGETGEGKIFLEYETTNDAAQAIQALEGRTFDGRRVQATSCAEAKFVAMDYA, from the coding sequence ATGGCAGCCCAAACGCCGGCTTTACCACAAGTTGTGAGTCGTGTTGTAGAGCTGCAAAATATGCTTTCGGACGAAGACTTGGTCGACGAGCAGGCCTATCAAGAGGTTCTGGAAGATACCCGTGAGGAGTGTTCACAGTTTGGTAAACTTATTTCGGTGGTGATTCCGAAAAAGGGTGAAACAGGGGAAGGGaagatttttttggaatacGAGACAACGAACGATGCTGCTCAAGCGATCCAAGCGCTCGAAGGTCGAACGTTCGATGGGCGCAGAGTCCAAGCGACATCATGCGCGGAAGCGAAATTCGTCGCCATGGACTATGCATAA
- a CDS encoding metacaspase (Caspase-like protease. Conserved catalytic Cys-His diad is identified.), producing the protein MGNADSKATTSLAEAETVPTGIGRKESCLRSFNDSFEETKNTAADPIHPISGRSDRKETAQARDDEISSHITDDQVHVNLAMADLMAYLQVVANNSSHLPLTRRDDPDLDRIEGSLASEEYGKKSAAFIPSDVRVIAGVFTRYGRVWDLPTSEEYNAVDGNHEPGRSYGGACCNALLKVLYDAANDHVDAFHAVAATSASIFDDDDEEEDLYAGMGQSYKSGCSLEYTNPYSVTITWCDLLRRMKAEMKDIEHVQVPKISTSRKIDLSKPFSLIPSNFDPINGQKRSLLIGCNYSDIPEAQLKASHDDVRSIKDYIVNVHGFPEACGLMTVLMDDKNHKKPTFLNIVEAFKALSEEAQPGDAIFIQFSGHGGRVLDSHIDTEAESYDEVLVPCDYLQSGLIRDTLIFKTLLAPMRYGVTVTILIDCCDNGMVLELPYSWSTKGDRRSSQPKLALNEDFSFKRFLKVVRTLYESSSFTQLGRTVDIALNPMNATFKSTTITNDESSVLFEQPEKAVNAASRSSILDNFSLACSTKTLSTPRGDGDGGIVNSTGLSVMKHYSLTKQSLLQQVMNCTLLSPEVDEDFSFDETYQTRTEDHNTFDEEDRSVGYNSSFRSCVTEYEEESRRRGRRRRR; encoded by the exons ATGGGAAATGCCGATTCGAAAGCGACGACTAGCCTTGCCGAAGCAGAAACGGTCCCGACCGGTATCGGACGCAAAGAAAGTTGCTTGAGATCGTTTAACGACAGTTTCGAGGAAACGAAGAATACAGCGGCAGATCCTATTCACCCGATTAGCGGCAGATCCGATCGCAAGGAAACGGCTCAAGCACGGGATGACGAAATTTCGTCGCATATTACAGACGACCAGGTTCACGTAAACTTGGCCATGGCCGACCTAATGGCCTACCTTCAAGTCGTCGCCAACAATAGCAGTCATTTGCCTTTAACGCGTCGCGATGATCCAGATCTGGATCGAATAGAAGGTAGCCTGGCGTCGGAAGAATACGGCAAGAAAAGTGCCGCATTTATCCCTTCCGACGTGCGAGTCATTGCCGGTGTCTTTACTCGATACGGCCGGGTTTGGGATTTACCTACGAGCGAG GAATACAACGCGGTCGACGGAAACCACGAACCAGGAAGGTCGTACGGCGGAGCGTGCTGCAATGCGCTTCTGAAAGTCCTGTACGATGCTGCGAACGATCATGTCGATGCCTTTCATGCAGTAGCTGCTACCTCGGCTTCaattttcgacgacgacgatgaagaagaggatctCTATGCCGGCATGGGACAATCGTACAAGTCCGGCTGTTCACTAGAGTACACAAACCCATATTCTGTAACAATAACATGGTGCGACCTGCTGCGAAGAATGAAGGCTGAAATGAAAGACATTGAACATGTGCAGGTACCGAAGATATCAACATCTCGCAAAATTGATCTCTCCAAGCCGTTTTCACTCATTCCGTCGAACTTCGATCCAATAAACGGACAGAAACGATCTCTTTTGATTGGATGCAACTATTCAGATATTCCCGAAGCCCAGTTGAAGGCCAGTCATGATGATGTGCGCTCGATTAAG GACTACATCGTTAACGTACATGGCTTCCCCGAGGCGTGTGGTCTCATGACTGTTCTTATGGACGACAAGAATCACAAAAAGCCAACATTTTTGAATATCGTTGAAGCTTTCAAGGCCTTGTCGGAAGAGGCCCAACCCGGCGATGCTATCTTTATACAATTCTCTGGACATGGTGGCCGCGTCCTCGATTCGCATATAGACACCGAAGCTGAGAGTTACGACGAAGTTCTTGTTCCTTGTGACTACTTGCAGTCGGGTCTAATTCGTGATACTTTGATTTTCAAGACGCTGCTGGCGCCGATGCGATACGGGGTAACGGTGACGATACTTATAGATTGTTGCGACAACGGAATGGTATTGGAGCTACCGTACTCATGGAGTACGAAAGGAGATCGACGGAGTTCGCAACCGAAG CTTGCTTTGAACGAAGATTTTAGTTTCAAGCGGTTTTTGAAGGTTGTCAGAACACTCTATGAATCCTCTAGTTTCACACAACTAGGGAGAACAGTGGATATCGCTCTCAACCCCATGAATGCAACTTTCAAGTCTACAACCATCACAAATGACGAGTCATCAGTCCTTTTCGAGCAACCTGAAAAGGCTGTTAACGCAGCGTCAAGATCTTCGATACTCGATAATTTTTCACTAGCGTGTAGTACGAAAACACTATCAACCCCAAGAGGTGATGGCGACGGCGGCATTGTCAACAGCACTGGTCTTTCTGTGATGAAACATTATTCACTTACAAAGCAGTCACTTTTGCAACAAGTTATGAACTGCACGCTATTGAGTCCAGAGGTTGATGAAGACTTTTCGTTCGACGAAACCTACCAGACGCGGACCGAGGATCACAATACCTTTGACGAGGAAGACCGCAGTGTTGGCTACAACTCGTCATTTCGCTCATGTGTTACAGAGTACGAGGAGGAATCACGACGCCGGGGGCGACGTAGGAGGCGGTAA
- a CDS encoding predicted protein, which translates to METEHLSAVPVVDSPIESMVSIDPQYQVPIMIVVALLGFLAVLGLSSLSVQKAPVGEDENDEVASPKRSTSKGVTTPKRNTSKSADDSGITPRRSARLARRKED; encoded by the exons ATGGAAACAGAGCACCTGTCCGCTGTTCCTGTCGTTGACTCCCCAATTGAAAGTATGGTTTCAATCGATCCCCAATACCAAGTCCCCATCATGATCGTG GTGGCACTGTTAGGGTTCCTAGCGGTTCTCGGTCTCTCATCTCTGTCGGTACAAAAGGCCCCCGTTGGAGAGGACGAAAATGACGAGGTGGCATCGCCTAAGCGATCCACATCCAAAGGCGTGACGACTCCCAAGCGTAACACGTCCAAGAGCGCAGACGACTCGGGTATTACTCCACGTAGATCGGCCCGCTTGGCACGACGAAAGGAAGATTGA
- a CDS encoding predicted protein, producing MRQEHLHYAEIESWFQKSVSAGSDFLFDTKLYERELNRLWDKFDVPFEVSGRYKRESNTLSDTSNSIVIVVYQLLQSFLRNVHVIHVKRQSSAIKKSLGNLADKYMAGSTIVELAKKENFPPYLLARWMVETITSINSRSALTEAMREPATILDPSVILPDYKESESVRPSCSSDSSVPSRISLEVQEAINADPMYGPLHDRERHTVGVEFEVVLEHLLSTRGLPFESEAELRSRGTAKTPDVLLTAPLGVPVRDKDGNEEWKVVCWIDSKALFGDVQTHQTSVLPQAETYLHRFGPGMIIYWFGHAPLERLDDAQGDLVIQGWELPTRLMLPTGDIVEPEAALIT from the coding sequence ATGAGACAAGAGCACTTACACTACGCGGAAATCGAGAGCTGGTTTCAAAAGAGCGTGTCAGCCGGATCAGATTTCCTCTTTGATACCAAGCTCTACGAAAGAGAGTTGAACCGTCTGTGGGATAAGTTCGATGTTCCTTTCGAAGTAAGTGGGCGTTACAAGAGAGAAAGTAATACGCTCAGCGATACCTCTAACTCGATCGTTATCGTCGTTTATCAGCTTTTGCAGTCGTTTCTGCGGAACGTACATGTCATCCATGTTAAACGCCAATCGTCAGCAATCAAGAAATCACTTGGTAATTTGGCGGACAAATACATGGCCGGATCAACAATTGTGGAAttggcgaagaaagaaaacTTTCCTCCTTATCTCTTGGCTCGATGGATGGTGGAAACCATTACATCGATCAACAGCAGGTCGGCGTTGACAGAAGCGATGCGGGAACCAGCAACCATTTTGGACCCAAGCGTAATTCTTCCCGATTACAAAGAGTCCGAAAGCGTACGTCCCTCGTGCTCGTCCGACAGCTCAGTTCCATCCCGAATTTCCCTGGAAGTTCAAGAGGCAATAAACGCGGACCCAATGTACGGTCCTCTCCACGACAGAGAGCGTCACACTGTTGGTGTCGAGTTTGAGGTTGTACTGGAGCATTTGTTGAGCACTCGCGGCTTGCCGTTCGAATCTGAAGCCGAATTGCGTAGTCGGGGGACCGCCAAGACACCTGACGTTTTACTCACTGCACCATTGGGTGTACCGGTGCGGGACAAAGACGGCAACGAGGAATGGAAGGTTGTGTGCTGGATAGATTCTAAGGCGCTCTTCGGCGATGTACAAACGCATCAAACTTCGGTGCTTCCCCAAGCTGAAACCTACCTGCACCGCTTTGGTCCCGGTATGATAATTTATTGGTTTGGTCACGCTCCTTTGGAACGACTAGATGATGCACAGGGGGACCTTGTCATCCAGGGTTGGGAGCTTCCTACCCGACTCATGCTGCCAACCGGCGACATTGTCGAGCCGGAAGCGGCGCTCATCACTTGA
- the RPN7 gene encoding regulatory proteasome non-atpase subunit 7 (26S proteasome regulatory non-ATPase subunit, homolog to plant RPN7 subunit), with protein sequence MADSTAPAKPPVAPKKDKTLGQPSASEETASLYPKMDLCQKMHRLTAAKHAGTLDSLLELQTEVFTAIAVDLVNPSLYRRLQLELYGAPTPSNAAAALKLTTDDLDQLQVKQEKELATLEAAVTDAQENAGDMEVVDARVKVARFAAQSLAENVALDAYEKLLDVPKLSSGKKIDALMEQARVASFYKDTSRADDCIARADKIANEGSGGDWDRRNRLKVYKALQRLLHRDMQAAAEALLSCIATFSCNEICSYGDFIVYTMLTNLLHLKRPELKVKIIDGPEVLSVANHNPVVIKLVNAYYDCDYKTYLNAMVEVEQVLLDDRYLQPHAAYWMRELHLLAYQQFLESYQSVRLDAMANAFGVSVDFIDTYASRFIASNRLSAKIDKFGGVIVTNRPDRKNAQYRDMIQKGDLLLNRIQKLARVVDL encoded by the exons ATGGCGGATTCAACTGCTCCAGCGAAACCTCCAGTCGCTCcgaaaaaggacaagacTCTGGGTCAGCCCTCGGCGTCGGAAGAAACGGCTTCTCTCTATCCCAAAATGGATCTGTGTCAGAAAATGCACCGCTTAACGGCGGCGAAGCACGCTGGAACGCTCGACAGCCTGCTGGAATTGCAAACCGAAGTGTTTACCGCCATTGCCGTGGATTTGGTGAACCCGTCACTCTACCGGCGTTTACAACTCGAACTCTACGGCGCTCCGACTCCGTCGAACGCCGCTGCTGCTCTGAAGCTGACAACCGACGATCTAGATCAGCTGCAAGTCAAGCAGgagaaagagttggcgaCGCTCGAAGCTGCCGTCACAGACGCGCAGGAAAACGCCGGTGACATGGAAGTGGTGGACGCCCGCGTCAAGGTGGCGCGATTCGCCGCACAGTCGCTGGCGGAAAATGTCGCCCTCGACGCCTACGAAAAACTCCTCGACGTACCCAAACTCTCTTCCGGAAAAAAGATTGACGCACTCATGGAACAAGCGCGCGTAGCGAGCTTTTACAAGGATACGAGCCGGGCCGACGATTGCATAGCTCGAGCCGATAAAATCGCCAACGAAGGGAGCGGCGGCGATTGGGATCGACGCAATCGTCTCAAAGTTTACAAGGCTCTTCAGCGGTTGTTGCACCGGGATATGcaagccgccgccgaagCTCTTTTGAGCTGTATTGCCACCTTTTCCTGCAACGAAATCTGCTCCTACGGGGATTTCATTGTCTACACCATGCTCAcgaatttgttgcatttgAAACGACCCGAACTCAAGGTCAAGATCATTGATGGACCCGAAGTGCTGTCGGTCGCCAATCATAATCCGGTTGTG ATCAAGCTCGTCAACGCCTACTACGACTGCGACTACAAGACTTATTTGAATGCCATGGTGGAAGTCGAACAGGTCTTGCTCGACGACCGTTACCTACAACCCCACGCAGCGTACTGGATGCGTGAACTCCACCTTCTCGCCTACCAGCAATTCCTCGAATCTTATCAATCGGTCCGATTGGATGCCATGGCCAACGCCTTTGGCGTTTCGGTCGATTTCATCGACACGTACGCTTCTCGATTTATTGCCTCCAATCGACTCTCCGCAAAAATTGACAAGTTCGGCGGGGTCATTGTCACCAATCGACCCGATCGGAAGAATGCCCAATACCGCGATATGATACAAAAAGGTGATCTCCTGTTGAATCGCATTCAAAAGCTGGCCCGCGTGGTAGATTTGTAA
- a CDS encoding predicted protein: MCIAQDRRQKSPKAIPLIPAVSKANHVSNVPSFHINSKQAMQRTESYDTNSTTLSKESHTSGAQNSANFVEDSKLGKGEKDLEFDAPGFAFLDIPVGGIIRLPRDRHAESLDHPAKTCLEIASRMFRLSHDEDTSETSEFDSKAHALLGGYRTPPVDVDRFQVVYPPATPQPCKVIHSEFQQIPENLLLPIFR, from the coding sequence ATGTGCATTGCTCAAGACCGCCGCCAGAAATCTCCAAAGGCCATACCTCTTATTCCTGCCGTTTCCAAGGCCAACCATGTATCAAATGTACCGTCGTTTCATATTAATTCGAAGCAGGCGATGCAGCGGACCGAAAGCTATGATACCAACTCAACGACACTATCAAAGGAGTCTCACACAAGCGGTGCCCAAAATTCAGCAAACTTTGTTGAAGACTCCAAGCTTGGAAAGGGAGAAAAAGATTTAGAGTTTGATGCTCCTGGGTTTGCTTTCCTCGATATTCCAGTGGGTGGAATTATACGTCTTCCCCGTGATCGACACGCAGAATCCCTGGACCATCCAGCTAAAACGTGTTTGGAAATTGCATCGCGAATGTTTCGCCTCTCCCATGATGAGGACACATCGGAAACATCAGAGTTCGACTCCAAAGCACACGCCTTGTTGGGTGGCTATCGGACTCCACCGGTGGACGTTGACCGATTTCAGGTTGTCTACCCTCCCGCTACTCCTCAACCATGTAAAGTCATTCATTCTGAATTTCAGCAGATACCTGAAAACTTGTTACTTCCCATCTTTCGATAA
- a CDS encoding predicted protein, whose amino-acid sequence MEGIDRQRIDEIILRESGNSLFIQQQRRRDQKVDERIAGLRAKLQKENENDPKWKTFYERAIEKCVPGILAARPIRSTCVVVDMDMFYMACELLERPELASEPACVGENMILTSNYLARKYGVRSAMAGWIGDRLVEELSSGTKKLIHVPSRFDLYRTKSHQVRNVLSQYDPHLRCYSLDEAYMDLAPYLALKLTRNWDHERISAVLAGSQVLQDMRSRVTEVTGGLTCSAGLAPNFLLSKIASDRNKPNGQCLVPSDHESIIGFLHPLPTRKVSGIGRVTAKILSSFGIATVADLYRERSLVRFLFQEASAEFLLRASIGCSGSDERNADDVETDDGPGQKGISRERTFAAKESWTAINLKLEEIAELLSSDMKHKNIFAHTVTVKVKLRSFDCLSRSRSLGRGVFIQAAADLRPIALDLLRELKDEFSGSFAVRLLGIRCSSFMGESHDKAQKSIDTY is encoded by the exons ATGGAAGGTATTGACCGCCAGCGAATAGACGAAATTATTTTGAGAGAGTCGGGGAACTCGCTTTTTATTCAACAGCAGAGACGTCGAGACCAGAAAGTAGACGAACGAATCGCGGGTTTGCGAGCAAAGTTGCAGAAAGAGAACGAAAACGATCCAAAGTGGAAGACGTTCTACGAACGAGCTATAGAAAAATGTGTACCCGGAATTCTCGCCGCACGGCCAATTCGATCCACATGCGTTGTCGTAGACATGGATATGTTCTATATGGCTTGCGAACTTTTGGAACGGCCAGAACTTGCCAGCGAACCGGCTTGCGTTGGAGAAAATATGATTTTAACCAGCAACTATCTGGCAAGAAAGTACGGAGTACGGTCAGCTATGGCTGGATGGATCGGGGATAGACTGGTAGAGGAACTCTCGAGTGGTACAAAAAAACTGATTCATGTGCCCTCGCGATTTGATCTTTATCGGACCAAGTCACACCAAGTGCGGAATGTCTTGAGTCAATATGATCCTCATCTAAGGTGTTACAGCCTTGATGAAGCGTATATGGATCTAGCGCCTTACCTGGCTTTAAAGCTAACGAGAAATTGGGACCACGAACGAATTTCTGCTGTTCTCGCAGGATCGCA AGTACTGCAAGATATGCGCTCTCGTGTGACAGAAGTGACCGGTGGGCTGACTTGTTCCGCCGGTTTAGCACCGAACTTTCTCTTGAGTAAGATCGCGAGCGATCGCAACAAGCCCAACGGACAGTGCCTTGTTCCTAGTGATCATGAAAGTATAATAGGGTTTTTGCATCCTCTGCCGACGCGCAAAGTATCGGGTATCGGACGGGTAACGGCGAAGATTCTCAGCTCGTTCGGTATTGCTACGGTTGCCGACTTGTATCGTGAACGATCCCTTGTACGCTTTCTCTTTCAAGAAGCCTCGGCAGAGTTTCTCTTGCGAGCCTCGATTGGATGCTCTGGTTCTGACGAGCGAAATGCCGATGATGTTGAGACCGATGATGGTCCAGGACAAAAGGGAATTAGTCGTGAACGTACCTTTGCTGCCAAAGAGTCCTGGACCGCGATCAATTTGAAACTGGAAGAGATTGCTGAGCTTCTTTCCAGCGATATGAAGCACAAGAATATCTTTGCCCATACAGTGACCGTCAAAGTAAAATTGAGGTCGTTTGATTGCCTGTCTCGTAGTCGCAGTCTCGGAAGGGGGGTCTTCATCCAGGCGGCCGCTGACCTGAGACCAATCGCCTTGGACTTGCTGCGAGAATTAAAAGATGAATTTTCAGGGTCATTCGCTGTGCGGCTTCTTGGTATTCGATGCTCGAGCTTTATGGGCGAGTCTCACGATAAAGCTCAAAAGTCGATCGACACCTAC
- a CDS encoding predicted protein, protein RVCCYGSSSSLTPERYRTEARSLGYILARRGHTCVNGAGSFGCMAAMNEGAAIGNGHIVGVIHEMVAHPVFERSDHRDGPTREMLVAGGDDLQERKKLLVQGADALVVLPGGPGTWDELWEMACGRNIGLHALPIVCVNVDGYYEPFQAMLQRAYDDQLTKLPPHEIVHFEDSAEAAVRWVE, encoded by the exons CGCGTCTGTTGCTACGGTTCATCGTCCAGTCTGACGCCGGAACGGTACCGGACGGAAGCCCGGTCCCTGGGATACATTCTCGCTCGTCGTGGGCACACTTGCGTCAATGGGGCAGGTTCCTTTGGTTGCATGGCCGCCATGAACGAAGGAGCCGCCATCGGTAATGGACACATCGTTGGAGTCATCCATGAAATGGTAg CCCATCCGGTCTTTGAACGCTCCGACCACCGCGACGGCCCGACACGCGAAATGCTCGTGGCGGGTGGTGACGATTTGCAGGAACGTAAAAAACTACTCGTCCAAGGCGCCGACGCCCTGGTGGTCCTTCCCGGCGGCCCGGGAACCTGGGACGAACTCTGGGAAATGGCCTGTGGACGCAACATTGGACTCCACGCACTCCCGATTGTTTGCGTCAACGTCGACGGTTACTACGAACCCTTCCAGGCCATGCTGCAACGCGCCTACGACGATCAATTAACCAAATTGCCCCCGCACGAGATTGTGCATTTCGAAGACTCGGCGGAAGCCGCCGTGCGGTGGGTGGAA
- a CDS encoding predicted protein, translating into MKLSVAVATWICLAPSGVAAFAPQPKAAFTKAALYGYLDDLSDELNSPSANPNIEEESREFTNLSPDKVVNGGVGDWSQFVDFDEFDGGDGQMGVAGDGKKGLEKEWTGATQMAKSKTMSAKNAWGKSTGYAEKLIDEKGMDTSRAQQLENWMNQQEVLAERKQHRFMTEDYDKVETDEDWRNLSKFGVERNQEFDLNEAFGAVQPGNDLQGVIELNSRINQPKVYEFKLKNSFMGFSDFRAAFSAGTPTDWVVEPTEGSLSGRTDTDFIIRFRPQNPGLSEGYLVIDTEDAKWTWKLIGNTSM; encoded by the exons ATGAAGTTGTCGGTTGCGGTGGCTACCTGGATCTGTCTCGCGCCCTCGGGCGTCGCCGCGTTTGCGCCGCAGCCCAAGGCGGCGTTTACCAAGGCAGCCCTGTACGGCTACCTCGACGATCTTTCCGACGAATTGAACTCTCCCAGTGCCAATCCCAATATTGAAGAAGAATCGCGTGAATTCACCAATTTATCGCCCGACAAAGTTGTCAACGGTGGAGTGGGCGACTGGTCCCAGTTTGTGGATTTTGACGAATTCGATGGTG GGGATGGTCAGATGGGTGTTGCCGGCGATGGCAAGAAGGGACTCGAAAAGGAATGGACCGGAGCCACGCAAATGGCCAAATCCAAGACCATGTCGGCCAAGAACGCCTGGGGAAAAAGCACGGGTTACGCCGAGAAGCTGATTGACGAAAAGGGTATGGATACCTCTCGGGCGCAGCAGTTGGAGAATTGGATGAACCAACAAGAAGTCTTGGCCGAACGCAAGCAACACCGATTCATGACCGAAGACTACGACAAGGTTGAGACCGACGAGGATTGGCGGAATTTGTCCAAGTTTGGGGTGGAGCGAAATCAG GAGTTCGATTTAAACGAAGCCTTTGGTGCCGTCCAGCCTGGCAACGATTTGCAGGGGGTGATCGAACTCAACTCTCGTATTAACCAGCCCAAAGTATACGAATTCAAGCTCAAG AACTCGTTCATGGGCTTTTCAGATTTCCGTGCCGCCTTTTCCGCCGGAACCCCGACGGACTGGGTCGTCGAGCCCACGGAGGGATCGCTCAGTGGTAGGACGGATACAGATTTTATCATTCGGTTTCGTCCACAGAATCCTGGTCTTTCCGAAGGATACCTCGTCATCGATACCGAAGACGCCAAGTGGACTTGGAAACTCATTGGTAATACATCCATGTAA